The genomic DNA TATGTGAACTCGGTACTTGGCTGGGGCACTGTTTGCATAAATTACTGCATTAATGCGTCATGGCACAGAGGCCATCAGCCTGTGGGTCttcacagaagaaaatgaagcCCAACTTGTTTTGATAACAACCTTCAGCCTCTATGTCGTGTCAAGTCTAGAGTTTCCTGTCTTCCTCTTGTCATTACCTAatagatcaggggtgggcaatcctggtccttgagggctggtgtcctgcaactcttagatgtttccttggtccaacacacttggatccaacagctgaatcacctcctaagtgcagtcaagttctccggTGTCCtgttaatgacctcattatttgactcgggCGTGTTGAAGTAGcaatacatctaaaagttgcaggagaccgggcCTGGAGTTGCCCTCCCCTGCAATAGATTCTGGATGGAAATGTGTCAAGTGAGTTTGCTGACCAATTCAGCGCAGGAAAACCATTGTCATTACATGAGTAGGTTTCCCTTCATGTGGCCATGAAACGAGGTGCTAAGAAACTGAAATAAGCCACTCTATAAAGCTTTTCAGCAGAGGGCAGCATGTAGTACTCTTACACCTCCTGGCAAATGTATTGACCTCGGAATGGGTGAAACACCGTAGACCAGATTTGTCGGtatcctgcagcttttaggtGCATTCCTGGCCCAACAGATCTTAATCAAttggctgaattacctcctcagtaGGCAGTaaagttctccagagttctgctaatgacctgcTAATTTGACCTgagtgtgctgaagcagagcgCACAAAACTAAAAGTCGCAGGACTCCAGGACTGGAGCTGAAAACTGCTGCAGTAGACCAGCAGCAGTATATAGATGACCTGGCTTCTCAAATCTTCAAGGATTCTACCCCTTACTTTCCATTTTGTATGTAAAATGTAACTTAATCAGAATAGAGTACCTTAGACTATTACACTAGTCAAATGTGATAGCTGTGGTCCATGTCCTGGAAGGATCTGTGCATAGTGGACCTGGAAGCTCTGATTCCAGTCAACACCTATAAATCTTACCTAAACTCTTGAATGGGCCATACTTTGTAAGCACATtcttgctgcagttttttttcttccaccaaaCTTTCCATGTATATGCTATGTGCACAGCCAGTGTCATGTCCTTTAGTGGCTTACTCTTCTTGGAGGGTGTCAATGACTCAACTTGAGAACTGAAGCCACAATTAACAACCTTCCACTGATTGTGTTGACCTCAACGGTTTCagtagtaattttttttatttttttagtcttCTGTAATCAGATTTTGTCCGGAACTTAATTTTGCctgacttattttttatttatttttttagctgtaaacaataataattaaaactgagATGTATATACATTTGgcattttttactttgaaatctgAATTACTGAAAACTAACTTTTTTACGGTactctaatttattaaaatctcCTTTGTAGTTTAACTTCAGTTAAATCGACGTCCACATCGGGTTAAAAGGTAACTATAACTAAACACTCTTCTGGTATCATATCCTTTCTAATTGAACCACAGCAGCGCTGCTATTGGCTGAGGAGAGGGTCTGCTCCCCACATCTAAACTCCTCCCCTGACGTTTACAATCCGTTGTATGAGCGAATCATATAAGAGCCACTCAGCATCTCCCATCCAAACCATTATCTGATCTAATCTGAAAATCTGTAGGCGAGGAGAGGTTCCAACATCCCATCGTTGGTGAAAGGGGAGGTGGGCTGCAGAAACCGAGACCAACCCGGGCGCCGGTGGCACCTCCGCGGCACTGAGATTCCACCTCTCTGGACtccttttaaactttgtttatttattgcgAGAACTTGAACAAAACGATGCAGTTAGAGAATATTCTTCCCAGCGCTAGCATCAATTTACCGAAGACATTTTACAACCTGTCCTCGTCGGACAGCGCAAACAACAGCCCCAGGCCGTCCTCTCAGCTCGACTACCAGGAGGTGGAGCGCACAGAGTCAGAGTCCAGCAGCGCTCCTAAAAAGTACCTGAGCGGGGTGGGGAACGGAATGCTGGGCGAGGCAGAGGGGGACTCCTATAATAATAAGACCGACGGGAGGAAAGGCTCCCCAGTGCTTGGGGAGGACGAGCTGACGAGCGGCCGGCGATACAACATAGATGAGCTCGGTTCAGACAGATACTTCATATCTTCCTCCCAGACCAGCTCCGACATGGCAAGCCCCTGCTCTCTGTTTCCCTACGCAGGACAGACCGGCTCGGTGTACACGGGCTCCAGCGGCTCCAGGTACCCGGCCTCACTGCACTATGGATCTGTGCTGCCGCCCGCGGGCTTCTCCGCTCCGTCCATGTGCAGCGGCCGGAGTCAGTTCGGCAGCGGAGGGTACCAGTTCAGTCAGGGCCCGGGCTGTTTGTACCCGTCCTACTCCGGGACCGGGACGGGAATCGGGTCTATGTCTCTACCGGGTTCCGCAGCCGGAGCGAGGGCGCAGGTTTATCTGTGCAACCGGCCTCTTTGGTTGAAGTTCCACCGGCACCAGACCGAGATGATCATCACCAAACAGGGCAGGTAAAGACCGACTTTAGAGGATTCAGAACTCAATTCgaaatttatacttttatttttttttttaataataatgtatccattttttcttctgctgtatCATAACCcacatttttctctaaaatgtaaCTTGTCGAAAAATTCTACATGacaatttaaaaccaaaaaatgtaaTAGTGATTGTTTTAATTGGGGGGAAAACCGGCCCGATGAACGAGGCTGTACTAAAACGCAAAAATTGTGTAGGAATTTATTCAACAGTTTTGTCCCCACCctatttttccaacaaaaataagtatatgttaatgtttttctttattttctttctttcgcAGACGGATGTTCCCATTCCTCAGTTTCAACATCACCGGACTGAACCTCACGGCCCATTACAATGTGTTTGTAGAAATTGTTTTGGCCGACCCGAATCACTGGCGCTTTCAGGGAGGAAAGTGGGTCACttgtggaaaagcagacaataATATGCAAGGTGATTTACatcatttaatcatattttaggAGCTCTTGCAAATACAGAATTTCTGGGGAAAAAATTGGGAGCCAAAAATTACGTGTGGAATTTGTATAAATGGAACCGGGCCtaatttgcttaaaatatttgttcataaATATTGGAATGCAATTTTTGCTTTCACTATGATGTAAACtcacattttgaaagaaatcagatgcatgtttgtgttttaaaattgataGAGTAAAAGGCCTAAAGCAATTCAGTTGGCAACATTTCTAAAGAATTGCATCTTTAATACATtgtaaattttcaaaaaatggttttagttttataattttagCTATAAATTAATATGAGgtcctatttgtttttttttcaaagcaagaGTTCATGAAAAATCAGAAccttttttttgcctttcattcccaaataaatttaacaaaagtaagcaaattttgttttatttggtcgtttttcacacaatatatttcttttctattttaggtAACAAAGTGTATGTCCATCCTGAATCTCCCAACACTGGTGCTCACTGGATGAGACAAGAAATTTCATTTGGCAAGTTAAAACTAACCAACAATAAAGgagccaacaacaacaacacacaggttagaaatgtatttctaatgccttttttattataattaaatgcTAACAtgacaaattatattttatccTGCTTATGAAAATTggaggagcttttttttttcttaggatgttttttcagattttaaccGACTGAGAAAGACATGCAGCAGGTCATCTTTTGAAAAACAGAGTGTGATGCATGTTGTGGTTTTCCGTTTTCAGATGATCGTCTTGCAGTCGCTTCATAAATACCAACCGCGATTGCACATTGTGGAGGTGACTGAAGACGGGGTGGAGGACATGAACAACGAGGCCAGAACTCAAACCTTTACCTTCCCAGAGAACCAGTTTATAGCCGTCACAGCCTACCAGAACACAGATGTAAGCtctctaataatttttttattttttactttggatgcagcagttttcattttgacctGCAtatatacaaattattttaatttctattctAGTAGTTTTTTACACTAAAATGCACATTATTAATCCTGGGCTActtattgtttatgtttcagatcACACAGCTGAAGATAGATCACAACCCATTTGCAAAAGGCTTCAGGGACAATTATGACTCGTAAGTGTCGCAcactaaactttttttctttttccgaTGCATGTCAAGGATCTTGcagagtttttttaaaatatacatttccttGTTTACAGGATGTACACAGCCCCAGAAAGTGACAGGCTGACTCCGTCACCAACAGACTCCCCTCGCTCTACCCAGATTGTACCCGGCGCTCGCTATGCCATGCAGCCTTTCTTTCAGGACCAGTTTGTCAACAACCTGCCTCAGAACCGATTCTACACCGGCGAACGGGCTGTCCCCCAAACCAACAGCCTCCTCTCCCCGCAGGGCGAGGATCCTAGTGCTGCTGCTTCCGCCCAGCGCTGGTTTGTTCCCCCAGTTCAGCAGCCAGGCTCCAACAAGCTGGATCTCTCCTATGAAAATGACTATTCGACCAGCAGCCTGCTGTCATACGGCATCAAGCCTCTGTCTCTGCAGACCTCCCACGCCCTCAGCTACTACCCAGACTCGGCCTTTGCCTCCATGGCTGCAGGCTGGGGAACTAGGAGCTCCTACCAGCGCAAAATGACAACAGGCTTGCCCTGGTCTCCTCGCCCGAGCCCCCCTGCCTTTGCAGAGGACCAGCTGGGGACTGCTAAAGAAAAACTGCCGGAGGAAAACGCTCAACCCACCTCAACCTGGATCGAGACGTCCCACTCGTTGAAATCAGTGGACTCTAGCGATTCTGGCGTGTACTCCATGGTGTGCAAGAGGCGCAGGATGTCCCCAGGGGGCTCAAGTACAGAGAACTCTCCCACCATCAAGTGTGAGGATTTGACTGCGGAGGAGTACAAGGACAACCCAAAAGGCATGGGTTATTATGCATTCTACACAAGCCCCTAAGACTGaatttatttaagctaaatataattatttggttttatcATTGAGTGATCTCCAGTCCTTGttaatgccttttttttctcttttctctaaAGGTGCCAAAGCTTAGTGTTTCCCCAAGCAAGCTGCACAAGGTTATTTTCCCAGGCCAGCCCCTGTCACATGAGCAGAAACATGCATAGTGAttgttgttttggaaaaagaagcatgttcaatttaattaaattattttttactatttttttttttttaaacaaatgtgatTTC from Gambusia affinis linkage group LG14, SWU_Gaff_1.0, whole genome shotgun sequence includes the following:
- the eomesa gene encoding eomesodermin homolog a isoform X2, which produces MQLENILPSASINLPKTFYNLSSSDSANNSPRPSSQLDYQEVERTESESSSAPKKYLSGVGNGMLGEAEGDSYNNKTDGRKGSPVLGEDELTSGRRYNIDELGSDRYFISSSQTSSDMASPCSLFPYAGQTGSVYTGSSGSRYPASLHYGSVLPPAGFSAPSMCSGRSQFGSGGYQFSQGPGCLYPSYSGTGTGIGSMSLPGSAAGARAQVYLCNRPLWLKFHRHQTEMIITKQGRRMFPFLSFNITGLNLTAHYNVFVEIVLADPNHWRFQGGKWVTCGKADNNMQGNKVYVHPESPNTGAHWMRQEISFGKLKLTNNKGANNNNTQMIVLQSLHKYQPRLHIVEVTEDGVEDMNNEARTQTFTFPENQFIAVTAYQNTDITQLKIDHNPFAKGFRDNYDSMYTAPESDRLTPSPTDSPRSTQIVPGARYAMQPFFQDQFVNNLPQNRFYTGERAVPQTNSLLSPQGEDPSAAASAQRWFVPPVQQPGSNKLDLSYENDYSTSSLLSYGIKPLSLQTSHALSYYPDSAFASMAAGWGTRSSYQRKMTTGLPWSPRPSPPAFAEDQLGTAKEKLPEENAQPTSTWIETSHSLKSVDSSDSGVYSMVCKRRRMSPGGSSTENSPTIKCEDLTAEEYKDNPKGAKA
- the eomesa gene encoding eomesodermin homolog a isoform X1, encoding MQLENILPSASINLPKTFYNLSSSDSANNSPRPSSQLDYQEVERTESESSSAPKKYLSGVGNGMLGEAEGDSYNNKTDGRKGSPVLGEDELTSGRRYNIDELGSDRYFISSSQTSSDMASPCSLFPYAGQTGSVYTGSSGSRYPASLHYGSVLPPAGFSAPSMCSGRSQFGSGGYQFSQGPGCLYPSYSGTGTGIGSMSLPGSAAGARAQVYLCNRPLWLKFHRHQTEMIITKQGRRMFPFLSFNITGLNLTAHYNVFVEIVLADPNHWRFQGGKWVTCGKADNNMQGNKVYVHPESPNTGAHWMRQEISFGKLKLTNNKGANNNNTQMIVLQSLHKYQPRLHIVEVTEDGVEDMNNEARTQTFTFPENQFIAVTAYQNTDITQLKIDHNPFAKGFRDNYDSMYTAPESDRLTPSPTDSPRSTQIVPGARYAMQPFFQDQFVNNLPQNRFYTGERAVPQTNSLLSPQGEDPSAAASAQRWFVPPVQQPGSNKLDLSYENDYSTSSLLSYGIKPLSLQTSHALSYYPDSAFASMAAGWGTRSSYQRKMTTGLPWSPRPSPPAFAEDQLGTAKEKLPEENAQPTSTWIETSHSLKSVDSSDSGVYSMVCKRRRMSPGGSSTENSPTIKCEDLTAEEYKDNPKGMGYYAFYTSP